A genomic stretch from Pirellulales bacterium includes:
- a CDS encoding CrcB family protein, protein MPDTLWFRIACVALAGAAGSLLRWVSYELLHRLLPERMSVVWHVGTLAVNAAGCLIFGFLIEYFRHDYPATHPIRLLAFTGFLGAFTTYSTFAADTFDLQKQSGLFSALAFVAAQVFLGWMAMIAGAAVGQNL, encoded by the coding sequence ATGCCAGACACGCTTTGGTTCCGCATTGCCTGTGTCGCCCTGGCCGGCGCTGCAGGGTCGCTATTGCGCTGGGTCAGTTACGAACTGCTGCATCGCCTGCTACCGGAACGCATGAGCGTCGTTTGGCACGTTGGCACACTTGCGGTGAACGCGGCCGGCTGCTTGATTTTCGGCTTCCTGATCGAGTATTTTCGACACGATTATCCCGCGACACACCCGATTCGCCTACTTGCGTTCACCGGTTTCCTCGGCGCGTTCACCACCTATAGCACCTTCGCCGCGGATACATTCGATCTGCAAAAGCAAAGCGGCCTCTTCTCCGCACTTGCCTTCGTTGCCGCGCAAGTCTTCCTCGGCTGGATGGCAATGATCGCCGGCGCAGCCGTCGGGCAGAATTTGTAG